The following DNA comes from Carassius auratus strain Wakin unplaced genomic scaffold, ASM336829v1 scaf_tig00000876, whole genome shotgun sequence.
CAAATCTGTTtagcttaagatttttttttaagtacctttttttgtgtgtgtgcaatgacatgaggttgagtaaatgttcagagaatctttttttctctctttcataatgtcttaaaggggtcattggatgcccattttccacaagttaatatgattctttagggtcttactGAAAAATCTGTAACATACTTTGGAAGTGTAAAACAACAcactttttaccctgtcaaaaacagcaatTTTCATAGCAAGCTAATTTTcctttaaggggggggggggggggggggggtgaaatgctcgttttcactcaatatcctgttaatcttgagtacctatagagtagtactgcattcttcataactccaaaaagtctttagttttattatatttataagagaaagatagtctgtaccgatttttcccgtaaaaacacgagcgcctggaggcgtgacatgtgggcgaatctaaagaatcacgagcgccagtaagcttttgcgttgagagcgtttggaagctgtgacattacgagtgtttggaataatggcgtaaggtaacaacgttattttttcagtaacggggtaatctaactaattacttttcccgtcgtcaCAACGCTGTTAccattactgaaagttaaatgcggtgcgttactatgcattgatttaataaactatgcaatccgaacgcacccctggctcacacagcgagtgaggaggtgggttaaaaacgagataagcgattatgattagctaaggcagagtcatatgtttcatggtagccaatcagagccagtgtttttacacacatgccggcagaTACACCAGcggtgccaaacacacacacacgcaacagcacagattcgcagcagcagcagaaatggcaagtcaggagcaatccaatgaaaagttggcattttcaaggtggagatataagcgctacttcaaattcattgtgttcaaaggcaagaatgtgcatgtaatgtgtgacacgcatctacaaagttagtggccaaaaacacttttcttacaaagataatacttgaagtgcaggataaaactcttgctgtcttttgacgtgcaataaatattgaaagttatgtactaacacctgtctgttctactcatttcaactgacttgtgaaattgctaaaaaaaataataataataatcattgatatatagcaactttttttttttttttttttttttaagctgtacatgtggaaagtgcagtttgatgacaacatcgcatgttgtttacttgatgtgcttacacgccgatagctaagttaacaacacagagatatttgaagcagttttactcaccgcctgcggttccaacacacgatcgtgaccctttttcgttgggactgcattatccttaagaaataaacgatgtgcaaatccggcgtcaaactggggcttgtttgtaaaacaagcatcttcaaatgcaggggaacaaacacaaacacagaagtgcccttaggacccatataaggaaattccgctccatctaacgtcacacagagccatactcgaaaaaaactttccgaaacttgtgacaaaccggaaggagtatttttggaacaaaaatactgcttcaaacgtacaacttaatttttgaaactttgtccatgtttagcatgggaatccaactctttaacagtgtaaaaaactcagtatgcatgaaatagcatttcaccccccccccccctttaaatgctaattagCTCTGCTCACCTCGCCCCTGTGACATCACACAGCCAAGAATCTGAAAActgctttatttgaaaaagtgGATATCATTTATCTGGATTTTATCTAAGTCCACTGGGTGGAGTTTAATCATTATAttgtggttgtgtacacacactaccaacacacatttcagttcaaacaagtgaattttgcatcagatgacccctttaaaagaagAAAGGAGAGGAAAAACTACCAATAAACATAATATCTGTCACTAAGCACCATAAAttaggtcagaaaaaaaaaactggttgtAGATTCTCATGTTTATGATAACAGCCACGTTAACCTCTTTGTTGctcaaaggtaaaataaaatgaacatgaatGGAAACTGTCAAACCAATATGTGGTGGCAAGATGTCGATTAAATGTCGATGAATTATTTTGAACCAATTTACAATTGACAATAACAATTATATATGGTAATTCCCACCATTAAAAGAAATTTAAGAACTGATTaataattcagttttaaaaaacaaaaatacaaaataagaaacatttttattttctgtcaacTCCTGACTGTAACTTCTCGTACCTGCAACTCAGAAGTTTAGTCTCTTGCGATATTATTTAATTGTCCCACAGAAATCCCTTGGAAATTCCTTGATGTCTTTTGCTCATTCCCTCAGTTCTTTCTCTCATCTGTCTATTTTTTCCAGTCCCACTGCCGTCTCCTCTCAGTTTGCAGTTTCCCATGGTCAGTCACAGCACTCTGAAGGTCACGTGGGTCCCTGGAGCTGTCGATGTTCCTGCACACCGCGTCATCTACAGCACCAATCACGGCAGTGATGTCAAGCAGGTGAGCAGATGCCAGAAGTCACTTGTTAGGTCTTTGTCGTTCTACCCAAACTGCTTTGAATctttcatctgttttcaacattgctaataataataaacgaagtGAATCAGTATATGTTCTGTGTTGACTAtgttctctctgtttctcaggTGGAGGTCAAAGGTGTGAACACAGTGTTGCTGCAGAATCTGTCTTCCCTCTCCAGGTATCTGGTGTCAGTTCAGTCTCTCTACGAAAAGGGCCTGTCCACTCCTATCACAGCCAATGTCACTACCTGTAAGTTGCAAACATGATGacatgtttaatttttgttaCTTCAGTTTAGAAGTATGTTCATTATATCATCTTTAATCTTCCAGTAAGAGTCCCAGCTCCCTCGGATCTGAGAGTCACTAACTTCTCCGGCAGTGACATAACCGTGCGATGGGAAGCGGCGGCGGATGACGTGGTCTCTTATCTCATCAAATGGATCTCCCTCAGTGAAGGAGACCTCAGGCAGGTTAGCTCCAACTCTAACACTTCCTTTGTTACATACGTGCTATAAATACTGATTGAGTTAGCTAACATAAATGTGTGATTTATAGAATCAGGTGACAATAGGTGGTAATTCATGGATATATTGCAGTTGACAGTAGATGGGGAGAGTGAGGGGGCGATTTTGGAAGAGGTTAAGGAAGATAAGGAGTATCAGATTTCCCTCTCTGCATTATATGCCGATGGCGCTCAGAGCGAGGCTGTGGCTATACGATACAGCACCTGTGAGTATATATACTTATATGCATGTGATTCCTTTGACTACAACATGTGAATAACTGGGTTGCATTTTTTGTGTGGCTTTAGTATCTGGAGGTGGTCCGAGCAGTTTGTCCATCTCAGAGGAGACAGCAGTCAGTATGCTGGTCAGCTGGGTTCACCCCAACGCTCATGTGCTGCAGTACCGTGTGTCATACACTCCACTCAATGGGGATGCAAGGGAAAACACAGTGAGTGCTTTTAGAAGAATGAAACCTCTTATTTTGTATTGCCTGTGTGTATTCATCTACTTGCACTATAGAGCCCATATTTTGGAAACAGGTATTATAGAGACATGGGTACTTGGGCTCTTACAGTAACCACTCAAGACCATTTAGAAAAATTGCACCACTCAGGTCATCTTAGCAACCATATTGCAATTGCTTGACAACCACGCACAAAACCTGAAGATTCTGGCATTGGCCTATGAATGGCCAAACACCAGTCATGTTTTCTTTAGACAATGAAAAGATCTAGTTCAcaccaaataaattaaaacatttctgatagctgaaataaaaatccaaattatgaaacctgaaaaaataatctaattacaaaACAATTGTTAACTCTAAAATTATATTATGACCATTAAATCAATAATGACCATTGACAAAATTAATGTTGATTATTCAAACTTGATAGTGATAGTGCTAGACGGTcctaaaaaaattaactgttatattaatatattattataatattaatatcctACCATATGATATTGATAACATTCAaaattgtaagatttttttataaaggAATTCATACTTTATTTAAGGAGGGATGAATTCAATTGAtcatcaaaagtgtcagtaaagatatttgttacaaaatattcatatttcaaataaatgcagttcttttgagctttctattgatcaaaaaattgcttaaaattgTTATCAGCTTAGATTTTAGTAATTAATATTAgacagcacaagtgttttcagcattgataatattaataataataattacaaaaatcttgagcatcaaattagcttatattttttttcagtgtcatgtgacactgaggactggagtaatggctgctgaaaattcagctgtgccatcACAGAATTAAATTCCATTCTAAAAGatgttcaaacagaaaacagcaggaaaaaagaaaactcaaataaaagacaaatttaaaatgatagaTGTAAATTTTAAATTCAAAACTTTAATAACCCTGGAACATTGCACCGTTGCTTCatgttgtgtgttgtgttgtaAATGAGGTGTCCTTTTTTTGTGTTGGTTAAATAGGTGTCATTGCCCGGCATCGAGAGGCGCGTCCTGCTGCAGAATCTCCTGCCTGACACTCGTTACAGTGTGCTGGTGACTGCTGAGTACCGCAATAGAGAGGGTGGCAGCGCCTCAGCCCAGGGGAAGaccagtgagacacacacacacacacacacacacatcaaaacagTATCTCTAGTATTACAGTGTATAAACTTCCCACTGTACATTGCTTTGCCAGACAGTGTCTCGTATTTACTCtcctctgtgtgtttctctctctgcacAAGCAGCCAGTCTACGAGTGAGCAGCGTGAGTGTGGTGCGGTCTGACCACTCCAGTATATGTGTGTCCTGGAGGCCCGTGCCAGCGGTCAGTGGCTATCGCATAGTCATCCAGGCCCTCAGAGGTAGCAGCTCAGCTTAACCGTTTTTGGAAAAAGTTCTAAAAAAGGTAGTTTGTTTTAAGTTATTTACTTTTCTCTCTGGACATTTGTGCTCAGATAAACAGACTAAAGAGGAAATAGTAGATGCTGCTAGCAGCAGTCACTGTTTCTCTGAGCTGCAGCCGGAAACGGTCTACCGCATCAGTGTGCACTCCCGTGTGGGAACAGTAGAGGGCGCTGCGGTCACGATCCTTCACCCTACTGGTCAGAAAACAGTTTGAGTCATACTTCAGCTTTAAAAAATAACTGATGTTTGTTTTGCTCAACTCTAATAATATGTAATTCTCTCATAAAGCAACTGCTCCAGTGAGAATTCAGGTTCCTCCTCGGCTGCATCCCATACAAAGAGAAGGTAAAAGTTGCAACAGTTAAGGCATGTTCAAATCCAACACAGATAATTCCATAAGCATTCAGTGAAATCAGGATTTTGAATCGAATTAATGCATACCTTTTCATCTATTCACACCAAACCAGTTGACAAGAGAACAATGGAAATGTACTGAATGCAAATCAACTGAAAGCAATTTGCTTTGCTTTTCCTCATCACTTTTGGTGTGAACAAgcctttcataaaaaatatagctTTCTTCAAACATGTCATGATGTCTTTTTATTTCTCAGTGTGTCCTGAGACGACGGTCAGAAATCATGTGGTTAAAGGTAtggtaatatttacattttacacttaTTGCATTTGTCAAATACTTTTGTCCAAAATGACTTGTTTTGACATTTAGGTTTATGTATGATCAGTTCACACATTCCCTGGAACTCAAATCCATGACCATGCACTATGCATTTTCTAGCACTATGCTCCACTTTTTGTGCTTTGCAGAGTTTGCTTATTTTCTGTTTGCTCATACTAGCCAGTACTTAATTACACTGGTGCCCAAcacattttttaagatttaaatatctgattttatatatatttttttatttctcttttttttcaagatttatagatataatatacagtaatatacattttacattcatatatattttttaattaagtattttaatcgttttaaatagttgtttttatatattatattttttttatgtttttgtaaatgttgtttacaAATATAATAAGCTGGAAACTGGTTACTTTTTACAGAAAGCTCCAAGATTAAATTCCTACACTCTTAGATGTCAAACCTGAGTTAACAGGCCATCCTTACTGTTGAGCCCTAAACAAAAAAGTGAATTTGTGTCTTCTAGGCTTCGACATGATGGAAGCGTTCGGTCTTACTCAGAGAGCACACTCTACCATTGAAGGTGTGGCAGCTGAACCTTTCATCTTCAGCACCTTACCCAGTTACACCCTCTACAGAGACGTACAGCTGACCCAGAGCACAGGGTgagaacacaaaacacacacactgttacacacacactcagttaCACCCTTCATTCAGCGCTCACACCCTGTCCGTCTGTCTCAGCTTCATTCATCCGGCTGGCTTCTCTCCAGAACACACCATCAGCATAGCCTTCAGGCTCTTGCAGGATTCACCCAGGGAGCCCTTCGCCCTCTGGCAGCTCACGGACAATGACTTCCAGCCCAAGATGGGGGTGGTGCTGGACCGTGAGTGCATGGACACTTGAGTAGATAAATTCAAGGACTATTCAATTGTAGATCCCAAGTTCATTAGATGCTTATTCTCTATTTAGCTGAGAAGAAGGTTCTGCTGTATTTCAGTCTGGACTACAGAGGAGAGATACAGGAACTGACCTTCGACCAGCCACAAGTCCACTCAGTTTTCTACGGAAGCTTTCATAAGGTTTGTGTGAAAGTTTTTTTGGTTAATGTCGCTCAGTCAGACAAGCTTTACAGAACGTCCCATAGAAATGTACTGGAAATTGACAACagtaattgttattattacattatttgtacTAATCAGCCATTACACATtaaaaatttaacttaaaatcaGAATGTAGGCAAAACTTTTTGACATCAACTAAATTTGAAAAGTTTATTATAGATAGAAAAGTTTAGAAGCTTCTCTCAAAATGATAGATAGCAATATTTTCTAAGGACTGGTCAGTAATGTTTTAGCGAAGAGGTATAAAAAGAAATACAACATTTAATATGCCACTGATTCTTCTCATCTCTTTAACCGATTGGCAGATCCATTTTTCGGTCAGTCAGGTGAGTGTATCTCTGTCTGTAGACTGCCAGCGGGTTGGCGAGAGGCCCGCACGCCCCCTGGGAACTTTGCCCACTGATGGTTTTGAGATGTTGGGCAAACTAGTGAGGACACGTGGACCTAACAGTGGATCTGCGGCGGTGAGTCTCACCTCATGAGCACAAACATACTGAGAAAAGTAATGAATATAGACATATTAAGGcaatgtgtattatatttttcTCTAGTTCCAGCTGCAGTCCTTTGAGATTGTGTGCAACACTACTTGGGCATCAGAAGACAACTGCTGTGATCTGCCCTCACAGGTACATGATCAGACTAGGTTGAGTTGACCCATCAATATGGCACGGAGTTACGTGATGTAGTGCAGGATGTCTTAAAAGTTCCTTCTGTATTTTAAGTGTGGCTCTCTGTTCCCTAGAGAGACGAGGAGAGCTGTCCTGCCCCTGCTTATGCATGCACCTGCACCACCGACGTCCCTGGAGCACCTGGAGACACAGGGCCACCTGTGAGACTACAACGCTGCATTTTTAAACTGACAGCAACATTAGAAAGCttgtgaaatcattttaatagttGTTGGAATAatcagtgttgtgataattattgtTGTAATGGTATGCATGTATTCAGGGGAGACCTGGCCCTCGTGGGGAGAAGGGAGACAAAGGAGAGGTGGGACAAAAGGTAAGGAAGCATGAATATGAATTTGGGTTTGAGCATACAACTATTATGTTAGCcactaatttaaaaacatttagagtaactgttttctatttgaatatatgtgcttttttttctgcgaaagcaaaattgaattttcagcatcatttatgCTGATTCTACGATGAAAAGAATGTTAAAATAGatatcttttgaaacattatatatgtatttactgtcacttttgtgtcTGTTGTTCCTTTTCTGCATCTCTCCAGGGAGAGGTGGGCCCACCTGGTAAACCGGGCCCTGAGGGCGGCTTTGGCACGCTTGGAGCTGCTGGTCCACGGGGAATAACTGTAATGGGCAAAGTGGTACGCCTACACTTGTTCTACAGAGAAGATCTAATGTATTAGCACTTGGAACAGATTTAAACCCTGTCTCTTTGTCTTAATAAGGGCCCACCAGGAGCAAGAGGGGAAAAAGGAGACATTGGAAGGCCTGGGAGCCAGGTGAGCTTCAACAACCAGCTTAAAGGCCATGGTTGTATTtggtcatattattatttatttatttttttctggtatatctcactttttttaatttactttgtgTTAATAGGGTTTACCAGGGCCCCCTGGTCAAAAAGGTGAAGAGGGCATGCCTGGTCCTAAGGTACGTCTGTGTGGTTAGAGGGAGGTACTGTCCTAAGTGTGTTGGAGTCTGTCATTCATCCTTATGTCAATAAATTGCCCACAGGGCACCAGAGGAGTGGAGGGTAACATCGGTAGCCCAGGAATCACAGGCCCAAGAGTGAGACTTAGCCTTACCTATATGCATTCATTGAATATTTCATACTGTACATGCTTTCATTCCActcttttttacatttctgtgtcTACAATTTGTAGGGCTTCCAGGGTTTGCCTGGTCATCCAGGGCCAATGGGAGAGAGAGGGCCATTAGGTCCCCTAGGGCCCACCGTAAGTAAACTTTATGTCCTTCATCCATCCGGTCCAGCTGAGATAGATGGCCAGAAAAAATttgatatatttgaaaaatgttggatAGAAATTAGCTGTTACGGATGTGTTCCAGATGACTTTTTCTCTTTCACAGGGTCTTCCTGGAAGTAAGGGTGAGAGAGGCGAGAAGGTGGGTTGCAAGTGACATCCTTGCTATATGCAAACCATAAAatagattttgtttgttttaataattcttcTGCTTATCAGGGTGAGCCACAGTCTCTTGCCATGATCTACCAACTTGTTACACAGGCCTGCGAAAAACTTGTGCACAGTATGTAGTATATTCACTACATCCATTTGAGTCGCAATAAATGCAGAATTTAAAAGCATCTTTAATGGGATTCTTGTCCTGAGTAACTGCATCTCAAGTATGAGCTGATATAAAACTGTGTTTTAGATGAAGTGTTGAAGTTGGATGCTTTTCTAAATGAGATGAATCGAAAGCCAGTGCCCATCCAGGAACCAGTAGCACCACCAGGAGAGCCTGGGATACCAGGGGGAAGGGGGCCACCTGGAGCCCGAGGCCCTCAGGGTCGACAAGGAAGCAGAGGAGAGTCTGGGAAACCAGGGTACCCTGGTGAGCAGGGTAAGCCATGACATATTCATTTCTTTGAAGATGCCATCTGCCGGGCAA
Coding sequences within:
- the LOC113069170 gene encoding collagen alpha-1(XX) chain isoform X3, whose protein sequence is MMAHSFPSVPSERTTLILVTVLLVLVSEVHSQGRLKLTVLSEDRLQIKWKEAEGPVQGYKVRVRPITEVPQPELMLTTTRGRATVAGLDPRQEYLLQVMVLNGTLEKLMAKRRFTIDGLREEELIRSGNREQKKKTHPIGSGSGEVDDVTEALAALPTVLYREPVTTEPPVVPELEPEVDRNTKEKKKKKDKNRSKTEDKNDQEENGGKSVREEVSITNKPRKTTPTQPVTAVSTRKPFECSAGAQADLVLLVDGSWSIGRTNFRKVRDFLEGLAVPFHIGPQGVQIALSQYSGDPRTEWHLNNFTSREPLLEAIRNFRYKGGNTFTGQALIHALENNLKEEVGARPNTPQFLMLLTDGKSQDDAIAAANRLKNAGVEIIAIGVKNADEAELRQVASEPLELNVYNVNDFPLLSKLVGRLARILCGKIEERVKAKRMERPTQDPVLSYPSPTDLQYVGLGSREVRLRWTVPSKSPQQYRVVYHTAEGQSLKEVVVNGTDSTVLLTGLSSQTQYHLSIFPVYENNVGSALRGTFTTLPLAIPEALEVTASSSSSLRVRWQPAAGATQYMALYSALNDGEPDDAKEVKFGPAQTDVELVDLMPSTDYSVTLYALYDEDPSDPITAIGTTFPLPSPLSLQFPMVSHSTLKVTWVPGAVDVPAHRVIYSTNHGSDVKQVEVKGVNTVLLQNLSSLSRYLVSVQSLYEKGLSTPITANVTTLRVPAPSDLRVTNFSGSDITVRWEAAADDVVSYLIKWISLSEGDLRQLTVDGESEGAILEEVKEDKEYQISLSALYADGAQSEAVAIRYSTLSGGGPSSLSISEETAVSMLVSWVHPNAHVLQYRVSYTPLNGDARENTVSLPGIERRVLLQNLLPDTRYSVLVTAEYRNREGGSASAQGKTTASLRVSSVSVVRSDHSSICVSWRPVPAVSGYRIVIQALRDKQTKEEIVDAASSSHCFSELQPETVYRISVHSRVGTVEGAAVTILHPTATAPVRIQVPPRLHPIQREVCPETTVRNHVVKGFDMMEAFGLTQRAHSTIEGVAAEPFIFSTLPSYTLYRDVQLTQSTGFIHPAGFSPEHTISIAFRLLQDSPREPFALWQLTDNDFQPKMGVVLDPEKKVLLYFSLDYRGEIQELTFDQPQVHSVFYGSFHKIHFSVSQVSVSLSVDCQRVGERPARPLGTLPTDGFEMLGKLVRTRGPNSGSAAFQLQSFEIVCNTTWASEDNCCDLPSQRDEESCPAPAYACTCTTDVPGAPGDTGPPGRPGPRGEKGDKGEVGQKGEVGPPGKPGPEGGFGTLGAAGPRGITVMGKVGPPGARGEKGDIGRPGSQGLPGPPGQKGEEGMPGPKGTRGVEGNIGSPGITGPRGFQGLPGHPGPMGERGPLGPLGPTGLPGSKGERGEKGEPQSLAMIYQLVTQACEKLVHNEVLKLDAFLNEMNRKPVPIQEPVAPPGEPGIPGGRGPPGARGPQGRQGSRGESGKPGYPGEQGRRGMHGEKGSPGANAVGPQGIKGFAGPPGEAKIGEPGPKGEAGNVGPPGIPGAPGQQGEMGPPGVCDSSGCYQGPPAAEDPFPGYQP
- the LOC113069170 gene encoding collagen alpha-1(XX) chain isoform X1, producing the protein MMAHSFPSVPSERTTLILVTVLLVLVSEVHSQGRLKLTVLSEDRLQIKWKEAEGPVQGYKVRVRPITEVPQPELMLTTTRGRATVAGLDPRQEYLLQVMVLNGTLEKLMAKRRFTIDGLREEELIRSGNREQKKKTHPIGSGSGEVDDVTEALAALPTVLYREPVTTEPPVVPELEPEVDRNTKEKKKKKDKNRSKTEDKNDQEENGGKSVREEVSITNKPRKTTPTQPVTAVSTRKPFECSAGAQADLVLLVDGSWSIGRTNFRKVRDFLEGLAVPFHIGPQGVQIALSQYSGDPRTEWHLNNFTSREPLLEAIRNFRYKGGNTFTGQALIHALENNLKEEVGARPNTPQFLMLLTDGKSQDDAIAAANRLKNAGVEIIAIGVKNADEAELRQVASEPLELNVYNVNDFPLLSKLVGRLARILCGKIEERVKAKKGMERPTQDPVLSYPSPTDLQYVGLGSREVRLRWTVPSKSPQQYRVVYHTAEGQSLKEVVVNGTDSTVLLTGLSSQTQYHLSIFPVYENNVGSALRGTFTTLPLAIPEALEVTASSSSSLRVRWQPAAGATQYMALYSALNDGEPDDAKEVKFGPAQTDVELVDLMPSTDYSVTLYALYDEDPSDPITAIGTTFPLPSPLSLQFPMVSHSTLKVTWVPGAVDVPAHRVIYSTNHGSDVKQVEVKGVNTVLLQNLSSLSRYLVSVQSLYEKGLSTPITANVTTLRVPAPSDLRVTNFSGSDITVRWEAAADDVVSYLIKWISLSEGDLRQLTVDGESEGAILEEVKEDKEYQISLSALYADGAQSEAVAIRYSTLSGGGPSSLSISEETAVSMLVSWVHPNAHVLQYRVSYTPLNGDARENTVSLPGIERRVLLQNLLPDTRYSVLVTAEYRNREGGSASAQGKTTASLRVSSVSVVRSDHSSICVSWRPVPAVSGYRIVIQALRDKQTKEEIVDAASSSHCFSELQPETVYRISVHSRVGTVEGAAVTILHPTATAPVRIQVPPRLHPIQREVCPETTVRNHVVKGFDMMEAFGLTQRAHSTIEGVAAEPFIFSTLPSYTLYRDVQLTQSTGFIHPAGFSPEHTISIAFRLLQDSPREPFALWQLTDNDFQPKMGVVLDPEKKVLLYFSLDYRGEIQELTFDQPQVHSVFYGSFHKIHFSVSQVSVSLSVDCQRVGERPARPLGTLPTDGFEMLGKLVRTRGPNSGSAAFQLQSFEIVCNTTWASEDNCCDLPSQRDEESCPAPAYACTCTTDVPGAPGDTGPPGRPGPRGEKGDKGEVGQKGEVGPPGKPGPEGGFGTLGAAGPRGITVMGKVGPPGARGEKGDIGRPGSQGLPGPPGQKGEEGMPGPKGTRGVEGNIGSPGITGPRGFQGLPGHPGPMGERGPLGPLGPTGLPGSKGERGEKGEPQSLAMIYQLVTQACEKLVHNEVLKLDAFLNEMNRKPVPIQEPVAPPGEPGIPGGRGPPGARGPQGRQGSRGESGKPGYPGEQGRRGMHGEKGSPGANAVGPQGIKGFAGPPGEAKIGEPGPKGEAGNVGPPGIPGAPGQQGEMGPPGVCDSSGCYQGPPAAEDPFPGYQP
- the LOC113069170 gene encoding collagen alpha-1(XX) chain isoform X2, with the translated sequence MMAHSFPSVPSERTTLILVTVLLVLVSEVHSQGRLKLTVLSEDRLQIKWKEAEGPVQGYKVRVRPITEVPQPELMLTTTRGRATVAGLDPRQEYLLQVMVLNGTLEKLMAKRRFTIDGLREEELIRSGNREQKKKTHPIGSGSGEVDDVTEALAALPTVLYREPVTTEPPVVPELEPEVDRNTKEKKKKKDKNRSKTEDKNDQEENGGKSVREEVSITNKPRKTTPTQPVTAVSTRKPFECSAGAQADLVLLVDGSWSIGRTNFRKVRDFLEGLAVPFHIGPQGVQIALSQYSGDPRTEWHLNNFTSREPLLEAIRNFRYKGGNTFTGQALIHALENNLKEEVGARPNTPQFLMLLTDGKSQDDAIAAANRLKNAGVEIIAIGVKNADEAELRQVASEPLELNVYNVNDFPLLSKLVGRLARILCGKIEERVKAKKGMERPTQDPVLSYPSPTDLQYVGLGSREVRLRWTVPSKSPQQYRVVYHTAEGQSLKEVVVNGTDSTVLLTGLSSQTQYHLSIFPVYENNVGSALRGTFTTLPLAIPEALEVTASSSSSLRVRWQPAAGATQYMALYSALNDGEPDDAKEVKFGPAQTDVELVDLMPSTDYSVTLYALYDEDPSDPITAIGTTFPLPSPLSLQFPMVSHSTLKVTWVPGAVDVPAHRVIYSTNHGSDVKQVEVKGVNTVLLQNLSSLSRYLVSVQSLYEKGLSTPITANVTTLRVPAPSDLRVTNFSGSDITVRWEAAADDVVSYLIKWISLSEGDLRQLTVDGESEGAILEEVKEDKEYQISLSALYADGAQSEAVAIRYSTLSGGGPSSLSISEETAVSMLVSWVHPNAHVLQYRVSYTPLNGDARENTVSLPGIERRVLLQNLLPDTRYSVLVTAEYRNREGGSASAQGKTTSLRVSSVSVVRSDHSSICVSWRPVPAVSGYRIVIQALRDKQTKEEIVDAASSSHCFSELQPETVYRISVHSRVGTVEGAAVTILHPTATAPVRIQVPPRLHPIQREVCPETTVRNHVVKGFDMMEAFGLTQRAHSTIEGVAAEPFIFSTLPSYTLYRDVQLTQSTGFIHPAGFSPEHTISIAFRLLQDSPREPFALWQLTDNDFQPKMGVVLDPEKKVLLYFSLDYRGEIQELTFDQPQVHSVFYGSFHKIHFSVSQVSVSLSVDCQRVGERPARPLGTLPTDGFEMLGKLVRTRGPNSGSAAFQLQSFEIVCNTTWASEDNCCDLPSQRDEESCPAPAYACTCTTDVPGAPGDTGPPGRPGPRGEKGDKGEVGQKGEVGPPGKPGPEGGFGTLGAAGPRGITVMGKVGPPGARGEKGDIGRPGSQGLPGPPGQKGEEGMPGPKGTRGVEGNIGSPGITGPRGFQGLPGHPGPMGERGPLGPLGPTGLPGSKGERGEKGEPQSLAMIYQLVTQACEKLVHNEVLKLDAFLNEMNRKPVPIQEPVAPPGEPGIPGGRGPPGARGPQGRQGSRGESGKPGYPGEQGRRGMHGEKGSPGANAVGPQGIKGFAGPPGEAKIGEPGPKGEAGNVGPPGIPGAPGQQGEMGPPGVCDSSGCYQGPPAAEDPFPGYQP